The sequence below is a genomic window from Oreochromis aureus strain Israel breed Guangdong linkage group 12, ZZ_aureus, whole genome shotgun sequence.
TGTACAATAGGTTGGCAGCATGTGGGGGTGGGAGATGACTGAATTAGAAGGAGCCTCTCTGAACAAAGCTGCTTCACCAGCTGAAATGTGGAGCGTATGGGCGTCTCTTATCACCACGTTACTGTCGAGGGTGTTGAAgagggttttctttttctccgcTAAACAAAAAGCTGACGCCCCGTTGAGCTTCTCTGCGGGCGCGCACTTGCAGAGCCATCTTCCTCTCCCTCCGAGACCCCTGGGAGACACTCAAACAGCCCTCCTCCTGCTTTGCCTCCTCCCTTGTTAGTTCCATCACCCCCACCCTCTCCCCAGTCTCTCCTCatgtttccctccctccaaGGCTTGATTTAACTATCGCTCTGATCGTTTTCTCCCAAACTATTTCCCCGTCTTTTATGTCTTCCCTTTGTGCTCAGTTCTTCGTTTCTTTCCAGTCCCTTGTTGTCGCTCGACCTCCCCGCCGACCCCAACCTGTAATCTCCCTCCACTTATCTGTTGCCTCAAATGTCTTCTTTTTACAACTTCTTGGAAAACGCTACCTTTTCTTTCCAATTTTCCCCTTTTTATtccatctttttttcctctcctacCAAGCAGCAAAGTGATTTGGCACTCACTCCGGCCTGCGAGAAGACCCAGGGGGTTTGTTGCTCTATGAGGCGACATCTCTGAATAAATAAGCATGGGTAATTTGCAACAAACCTGCAGccccttatttttttttactccttCTTTTCACCCTACTAGTTTAGAGCGAGGAGATAAAGACACAATAAAATAGTGGGAGATACTCACAGAGGCTCATTATATGGTTGTCAGCAAAGTTTTCTCACAGGGCTTTGTGACGCCCCACTCTGCTCCGTCTATTTCTTTTCAGGGCAAATTATCTATATTACATTCCAATTTCCAAAGGCTGAGTATTTGGATAAAACCGTTCTCATTTAAGGAAGTAATGAACTGCCAGTTTTAGCTGAACTGAGGCAGATTATCAAGAAGAAATTGCAAATATTGTCTTACGGAACTAACCGCTATTAGCTCCGTACCACCTCAAACACTCAGCCAATGAGACACTGATGAGGATTAAGGAGTTTATGAGCAATTTGCCTCAGAGAAGCGAAGCTTTATGCAATTAATGGATGCAATGTGTCAGTCCTGGAGGTTGTAGCACTAATCTTTTTTCACTCTGCAACACAcgcacccaaacacacacacgcgcgcttGAATTCACGGCTCGGTGAACGAAGTATGTAAGGGGCAGGTCAACTGTGAACATCAGGTATTAATAATGCAGGACAGGAAGCTGCCCCTCCAACAACGAAGCTGTGCACTCTGACTCTGCGTCTTTGCTCCCCATCCCACCGCTGCCAGCTACATAACccaacacagacagaaaggCAGGAGAGAAAGATCTGCCAAATAGGCTCATCTGCTCTCACGGCGTTTGGAGCCTTTCAGTGAAATTCATGGCAAATTTTGTAAAATTTGggaaacaaaacagtgtaaaaatcagtaaaaaaaaatgtgtaacaaaTTACACATTTTCTATCTTTAAAGTTAAACTCTTAAGATGTCGAGGATGTCTTGTTTGTGAGAATTTAATCACAGCCAGCACTACTATAACTTTTCCCTCAATTAAAGCATAATAAAATAAGATCAAAGCCTCTTTTTAAACCCATTCATTTcttggttttggttttctggTCGTCAGCTTTGCAGTTTCGTGTCGCTCTCACTGCATTCcttgtgttgtttttggctGCATACTTTAGTGTTCAGCAGGCGGATCAACAAACCAGGATAAACAAAGGAAGCCTCAGAAATATTTCACAGTTCAAGGAACTGTTGGACATAGTACGCCCTTTTGTCTTTGTCTGAGCTTGAGGAATGGTAgatctttatgttttgtaggGGTGTTTTTTGGCTTCCATTATGGATTACTTGTGGTGCTTACAAGTTTTGTAATAAACTAtttgaaaatttaaaaacttagttttagttatttatttatttaaataatgaaaaaatgaaacaacaatGAACTCTGGGCTTTACTGAATTAACCTCTCTGCTACATGAGGCAATACAGTACTTTCGAGGCATCAGAGTCAAAGATGAAACTTTGCAGTAAGTCATCAGCTTGCAAATAGACACCACATCATGCAGAAAAAGAGGTTTGTACAGGATTGCTAAAGTCATGTGTAAACATTAGTACatcccatgattcagtagctatTCACTTTCTGACTTCATCAGTTTCTCCCGTTGCTGTAGAGCCCAATTTACAAGTTAGCTGCAGTTCATTGAGATTTgcaggcatttgtttatgcacagctctcttaagctCATGTCACAGTATTTCAATTGAGTTTCAATGAGGCTGAAgcctggattttttttaaagactgctGCTCTGCCTTGATTGTTTCTTTCTTCAGCCTTTCtcttgtagatttgctgctgctgtgcttgggatcattgtcctatTGCATCACCCAATTACAGCTAAAATTTAGATGAATTCATGCTTCACTGAACTTTAATTTTTTATACATGTGCTGATGATTGACTCAATGACTGTAGGTCAAGTGGCTGCAAAANNNNNNNNNNNNNNNNNNNNNNNNNNNNNNNNNNNNNNNNNNNNNNNNNNNNNNNNNNNNNNNNNNNNNNNNNNNNNNNNNNNNNNNNNNNNNNNNNNNNNNNNNNNNNNNNNNNNNNNNNNNNNNNNNNNNNNNNNNNNNNNNNNNNNNNNNNNNNNNNNNNNNNNNNNNNNNNNNNNNNNNNNNNNNNNNNNNNNNNNNNNNNNNNNNNNNNNNNNNNNNNNNNNNNNNNNNNNNNNNNNNNNNNNNNNNNNNNNNNNNNNNNNNNNNNNNNNNNNNNNNNNNNNNNNNNNNNNNNNNNNNNNNNNNNNNNNNNNNNNNNNNNNNNNNNNNNNNNNNNNNNGATTTCTTCTGTATAATAATATTAATCCTTAAGTTCTGTGATTCTtcagatttttgctttattcTCTTAGGTGATGCACGTGTTTCTCTAACTTCAACAAGATGTGTTAATGTGTTACCAATAAAAGGACCGTTTGAATACAGTAagaattaaacaataaaaattaaGAGATCAAATTTCCTTCGATGTTTATACACAAATCAAAACGCAGCCAgactttgatatttttattgACAGAAAATAATCCAGGAAGTCAGTGAACTCGTGTTTCCGAcattttcatcagatttgttctgcaggtgaaaaacaggaaatccaCAGTTAACAAGACTAAATCCTGAATGTGCTGATGTGATCTGGAATATGAAGTGAGAGTTCACAGAAACACACTGGAACAAACAGCAGCTCCAACTGTACAAATGTTCAACAATTATGAAATAAATGTTTCGGGTCAGTCAGtaacaaagaaaacagtgtCTGTATCTGACAAAGCAATTTATACAGAACTTAGGAACAatctaaaaaacaaagaatgagcTTTAGTTTGTATGAATACAACTGAATAAATGTCAGACAGTCAACATTATTCTGCAATGACACGTTCTAAAGAAAAACATGGCTGAACTATTACACCAATGTACACAGTTTGGCTTATTTTGCAACATAATGGAGAACATGCTAtaagaaacacatttaaatgaatCACTGACAGTTAAGTATTAAAAGCAGACATTAGAAGCACAAATTGTCACGATGCTGTTATTAGCTGATATGGATCTAAATACCtgataaagataaagaaagtgACATTTATCAGTGACATCTATTTTATACTGATGAAATGTTTAAAACAGTTTCATGAACACTTAATGACTTTAAACACCTTCAACTGAATttacaacaaaacagaaaatattacatttatgattttgttttatttaaaaaataatttgtatCTTATTGTATAAAAGCTTCAGGTACTAAATTTTTCTTTCTGAAATTTTtcacataaaaaataacaacaggGGTAACCGAAATTGAAAAGCAAACAACCACACAAAACAATGAACAGAGATGACTTTAAACACCTTTCAACTGAATTTACAACAAAACAATATTACAATAAACTGAATTTACTAGTGaatgagttttcaaaaataatttgtatCTTATTGTATAAAAAGGTACTAAATTTGTCTCTGTGGGTGCAAACAACCACAAAGATCAGAGAGTCATGTCACAGATTTTGAGATCAGGGTCATAGAAGGACACCTCCCCCCTGTCATAGTCCAGCTGGACTCTGATCCTCTGGAGACTCTTCTTCACTGTCACAGTCTGACCATCACCATTAGTGTATTTTCCCCTGTAATGTGTTAAACACCAGATTCCACATGTTGGTGATGCAAAACACTCTCCCTTCCTGTCAACTGACTCTTTAACTAAACCCACTATCCAGTCAGGATGGTctcccacctccacctcccagctgtgtttccctgagCTGAAGCCCTCAGAGCCAAAAACACTGGTATAATTAGTGTTTCTCTCTGGAttatcaggaagctgctgttttgtgtctcCGTGTCTCACACTGGTCAGATCATCAGACAGATAAAGACAGCAGTTTgcagtgtttgggtccagaaTGACAGGACTGAAGTGGACCTTCTCCTTCAACTTCTCCCACACTCTGAAGGAcaggttgcccaggtgtttggccACATCTATCAGTGCTCCTGAGACCAGCTGTGGATCTGACACTGAGCTCTGGGCTCTGGCTCTGCTCTGAGTGTCTTTATAACTGCTGAGGAATGACacgctgtgtttctgcagctcttcTTCAACAGCAGAGATGCTGTCTGACAGAGAGGAGATCTGCTCCTCAATCATCTTCATCTCTCTGCTGATAGTCCTCcccttctgctcctcttcctccctcagagCTGCCAGTCTggactcctcttcctctttcaggaACTGCTGGAGCTTGTTGAACTCTGCTCTGATCTGCCTCTCTGTGGACAACAGCTGCTTCTTGGAGTGTTGAATCACTTCATTGTATGTTTCCTCCACTTGTTTGTATTTGTTCCTCTTGTCCTGCAGAGACTTTAAGTCAGATTTCAGCTGCTCCTTCAGGTCACTGACTGCTTCTTCTACAGGAACCACTTTGTGACTCTGGTGGAGAGAAAACTCACACACAGGACACACAGCTCTGTCTTCATCCTCACAGTACCAGTAAGGGACGTCTGGATGTTTATcacacaccacctcctccttctcATCCTCCTTTACTTTTTCTGTCTCAGGTGAGCTCTCACTCTGCCTCTTAGCAAAGGAGTCAGCGAGTTCTTTGAGAGAAACGTTTATTGATGTTTCATCCCTTGaagattttcttttacaaatgggacagtttttgtttttagtttgttccCAGAATTTCTGCAGGCAGCTTGAACAGAAGCTGTGGCcgcagctcagagacacaggatcTCTGAAAGTCTCTGAACACACGTGGCAGCTCAGGAAATTTTCTACGATTGCAAGTTTCTCAGTCatttccactgattttcagatattttattttagtttataaCAAAACTCACCAAAACAAAGTCCTTTTCAGTTATAATCCACTCACTGTCAGTTCGTCAGTTCAGATCCCAGCATTCAAACGTGTCCCCGTTGTGATAAAGAAGTAAGTTTCATTTTCTCTGTAATGGGTGGAACTGATAGTAATGAACCTATCATTTGACTCAGTCCCCACTAGATGTTGCTATTTCTGTGTTATAAATGTTACAGGAAAATTCCATGCTAAGAACCATGTGAAACCATGTGGTgaaattttaagtgtgactATATAAATTATGCTACAATTTTGGCTAAACTGAGATATATTTAAGAATTTTTAGCTCCTCTTCTCAGAGGTCcattgtttttctgttaattgCTTGTAaaccaaaaatcaaacaaacaacaacaaatcatATGAATTACATCTTCTTTTTTATGCATAATGTGTCTCTgttgtaaaaatatatttagaacATAGCATTGAATTTAATCATGTAATGTGttagaaaaactttttttgtgtgtgtgtaacctgTATCTTTAAATTGTTTAGATGTTCCTTTAGTTTACATGAGTCTGACCCATGAATTACACAGCATCACAGCATCACAGCAATCACCACCTCTTTGACAGATTTGTGACATCAGAGGTTTTCACATCACTAACCTGAGTTCTTCTActctttttttcagcttcagaTGGTCACCGTTTGTAAGACCTACTTTATCAGAGGCACTTCAATGAGTGAATGAGCTTCAGCAAGGGTGCAGTTACTCAAAGGGATGGTGAGTCTTTGTGTCAGTGAGTCATCTACTAATTAGAGAGTCAGCAGTTCAATCctgtctcctcctcctgcaagatactgaaccctgatTTTACCCagatgactgtgtgtgtgtgtgtgtgtgtgtgtgtgtgtgtgtgtgtgtgtgtgtgtgtgtgtgtgtgtgtgtgtgtgtgtgtgtgtgtgcatgttaggATAAAAGTGCATTGGCATAGAGTGTGAATGGGTAAGTGAGGCTTGTAGTAAAATGTActtaaaatgtgcaaatataatACAAAAGTACCATgtaagtaccagtccatttacaaaataaagcacaatCACACACTGGTGGCAGACTGATGGTTCTAATGTAGCTACACAATTACTTAAGTGTCAAATCAAACAGACAATCCAGTCAGAGACATCAGCAGTTCATCAGTATAAAGAAGAACCAGTTTCCATTCAGATTATTGATCAGGGCTGCACAGTTAGGACTGAAATGGCACTGATGTCATTAAACATAATAGATCAGGAATCTACATGATTGATTGTGCAGCCCTGCATTAGTGTAGTGGTATGTATAAGTCTCTATTGTAGCACTGTGATGTTTGGCAGATATTACCCAAAATCTGTGGCTGTAACTGCAGCCATCACAATAGGAAACAATCATGTGCAACCATGCAGCTGCACTGCTTTTTAAAGTTGAGCTGTATGTGATAATGGGAAGAACAGATACAGCAACCACATCCTCAAGAATGAACAATAAATGGAACTTCCCATAGAGATTAATaaaattctattctattctacatcAGTGACCTTCATgtaaaagaaagagggaaaaatgatcaaaaatgaTCACAATCAAATTATCCCCCCTGTCCCTTAAACTTCTGTCCTGTTTCTACACGGACTGATCTGCTGCTCAGTGTCCATCGCTCCCTCcttttaaatcctgtttatcAGTTTGAATTCAGATGTGTCAGTCTGAGGGTGAACACAAtctaaataaatttaaataaaaccagGTTGAAGGCTTTTtactaaaaatgtaaataattaatTGTTGTCTGAAAGTAATATTGATATGAAGGGTATATGGATTCCCAAGAGCTGGAGTGGGgaacctttttttctttgccaagGTCTTTAATGTTGAAAACTGCATGACACACTGGCAGACAGAAAAGACAGTTCGGTGAAAATATTCTTTGCGTAGCTCCTGTGTTTTTTCACCACTGGTTTGTACACACGTACAGAAAGACATTACTATGACATCCACTTCAAACTGGCCTACACAATGATGCTATGATACATGATATTGAGACACACAATTCTAATCTGATATGACATTCTTAgcaaatttaaagcaaatagaacaaagcacaaattcattttttttattttgatctgttttattattaatttttattttcttttgtttagtgGTTTGGTGCTGTTTCTTAACTCAAAATATCCTGTTGTAATTGGACATTTTGAGTTAAGAAACAGCACCAAAGCCCAACAACACTTCCCTcatggtgctttatattgtaaggtcaagaccctacaataatgcacaaaaactccaaccccctagagcaagcactttggcgacagtggggaggaaaaactcacttttaaaagagagaaacctccggcagaaccaggctctgggatggggtggccatctgcctcGGCCAGTTGGTGATGAGGGAAGGAAGTTGGGAAAAGAAGAGTGGTTATTTTTAACCACTctggttttaaaatgaaatttagATTGCCCAatgtaaatgcatattttaaGCCAATTTAAGAGTTTTGTCACTCGTGCAGTTTGGATGAGAAACTGCAcgtttcagttcaattttagcGTGCCCATGAGAAAGCCCTAACGATGACATTTTGGCTCCTCAGTTTGGCATGTGTTTTGAAGCTTTTGACGATTGCTTCGTCAAACTCTGGGTTGTCTGACTTCATTAAGAAGACTGGAGAAGGCCACCTGTCATGGAGTTCGTTGTACACCGTCAGGCTGAGCTGTTCAATGTTCTCTAAGGACATTTTGTAGTTTTTGGACAAAACTTTGTTCCAGATCTTATGGGAAACCCTCTGTATAATGAAATCTAATGTTCCTGGATGCCATATCGCTGTCTCATTTTCTTGGCTTATAATGTGCATTACCAGATCTTCTGTGAAATTTTTCACCACTTCCTTGTACTCTTCCCTGTTTTTAGAGACACTGAGTACTCTTCTTGGTAAAGCCAACAGGTGTTTGGTGAAGGTTGGGACAGTGATATTATCAAGCTGTTCCCTCAGATTAAAaatcagatatttttctttGCAGTTGTGTGTTTTGCAAAGATCCTTGAGAATGGCCTTGTCtatctttttcagccattttggGGATAGGTCCAAATGTTTCAGCTCAATTTCAGGCCAGATTCTCTCAATCAGGCGATCGCTGATGCAGTCAGGAGTCAGGCGCTCTGTGAAGAGCTTGTATTTAGAAGAGACTTTTTCTATGGCCTGTGAAACCACCAACTGAATAACTCTGTGGACACACAACTTTTCCCCCATGTTCAGTGTTTTCGTGTTGACTCCGCTCTTCTCGGCGCTCTGATTCACCTCCTGCATTTCTAATGAGGAGGACTCTGGGGTTGCCGTGTCTTCTATCTCCGTCTCAGCCTCCACTAATTCTTTTCTCTGCGTGTCCAGTTTGTTCTGCATTTCTTTTGTGTCCTTCACCAGTTTCTGATCTTCCAggactttgtctttttcttcctccagattttctgtctgtgttttctgaTTCCACTGAGTTTCTTTCAGAGGGGACTCGTGTTTCTGAAGCTTTGCGAGCTTGGCAGACAGACTGTCCTTCTCCTGTTTCAGGATCAGGATTTCACTGTCCCTCTGCCTAAGCTGCTCTTTCAGAatacatgtttcttttttcagctcAACTATCAGTTCCTGGTTTTGTACTATTCCCCTATTCTGTTTTTGTATTATCTcatccttttttgttgttttatgatGAGCTTCTCCCTCTTGGTACTCAAGACTCTCTAAAGCTTTCTTGAGATTTGCGATCTCTTTCCTTTGTTCGTTTCTCTTACTTTCAATCTGGGACAACTGAGCAGCAATGCTGCTGTTCTTCTCAAAGAGAGATGCTTGCTTTTGCTGAAAGTCATGGTGCATCGTCTGAATGGTTTTCACTTGTTCCTGCATTTTAGCCTGCAGAGCTGTGAAGTCTTCTGACTGTTGAGTCACTCTTTCAAGCTCTTCCATATTTTCATCAGATTTCAAATTCTTCTCGTGCATGTCCTTACACCTACAACTCACTGTTTCTGAAAATGCTCCAACTGAAACTGTGTTTGCAAAGGTGAAGAGGAGGTATTTATGGACTTTTGTGGCCGCGACGTTGACGTCAGCGTTGTTTGATCTCAAAGGATCAAAGGATCAAAGGAAAGCTGTGCGTAATAATGCGCATGCTCCGATAATGGCCATCCGAttgttaagtgatgacgtgacgaatcctacttccgggcctaaagtagtctgcgtttagtAAGGCTTTTGTAAGGCtaggggcgaccgtggctcagggggttgggaggcgtatctgcaaccggaaggtcgccggttcaatccccgggctctctgtcctggtcgttgtgtccttgggcaagacactttaccctactgcctactggtgttggccagaggggccgatggcgcgatatggcagcctcgcttctgtcagtctgccccagggcagctgtggctacttACCTGGCAGGGGAGATACCATGATCACGAAGGTGGTTCATCCAATGGAGATGGTTCGCCCCCATGATAATGACGACATCTGATGCTACTGTTAGCATGGCAGGTTCCAGGCGGAACGCTGTACGTTTTGAGCTACAAGAGGTTTGTGAAATGGATCGATTGCAGTTTAGTAGGACTGTTATTCAGAAGGAACTGGGTTTTTCACCTAACCAGTTGGATTATATTTTTGGCTTGCCTGGAAGAAGAATTTACGAAGTGATTTTTGCCACGAAAACTTTGTATGAGTCTTGTATTAACATCTTCAATAGAAAGAGACAATCCAGCCCCCAGCTGGCTCATATCAAGATGACTCCACTATCAGGCAGAGAGCCTAAAGCAGTGACTGTGATTATGCATTCAGAGTATGTGAGAGTCGAAGATATTAAAACATGGCTGTCTTTTAAATGTTCGGTGTTAAGAGGATTGGATTTAAAAGACGAAGATGGGATTCGAACTGGAGCATACCGCTTCTATGTACATCTGAAAAGAGATGAGAACTCTGGAGAACTGATGCACCTGCCCCCAATTATTCAATTGGGGGCAATTAGAGGATATGTTTTTTATCCGGGGCAGCCTAAGACATGTCGTAAGTGTGGTTCTAATGACCACCTGGCCATGGAATGTGTCAACGTGGTTTGTAGGAACTGTAAAAGTGGTGAACACATTATAAAAGATTGCCCTTACCcaaaaaattgtaatttatGTGGGAAAGAAGATCATACCTTTAGGTCATGCCCACAGTCTTACGCAAATAGGTTGAGAATGCCCCAGGTTCAGCAAGCAGAAGAAACTCCAGTGGTAACAGGGAATTCTGCACCAACGAACGTGGATAGAGGTTACAATCAAAGTAATGAACCTCAGCTGGAAGCCGTTGAGAACCAAACGGGGGCTGACCAGGAAGGTGAACTAGCGGGGAGCTCATCTTGTCAAGCAGGAAATGTTAGAGAGTCCAATAGAATTGAAACTATTCAGGAAGAGATGGAAGTTTTTCTAAGAACCCCAGACCTCGCGCTTCCTTCAACATCGAAAGAGTGTAGAGATTTGTTGGACCTTATGTTCCCGGACCTTCCTATGGAGGGAACAAAACATGCTGTTAAGCTTGACGAAGATTTTCTTCCTCTACCTGTGCATGTAAGCAAAGACAAGCTCCCCGCCCCTCTTCCCCCAGAACTTTTAATACAACCTGGGTCTAATGATGTGTCAAGTTCACTCAAACGACAAATAAATACGTCAACGAATCTTCAACTGGAGAGGTGGAATTGGATGGCACGAGTCCCCCACCCCTCACCAGTACCCCAGTTTGAGGAGCAAGTTTTGAAAGTCACCCAGGAAACTACCCAAATAACCAAAGTGGGGGATAATGTAGGGGAAGTAACATCCGGGGTTTGGTTAGTatccaagaagaagaagaagaaaaaggcaaaGGTCCAGCAGAATTGACTTTTCTCCCTTTTAGGGGTCAATGAACACACTTCGAGTAACTACTATAAATACGAGAGGGCTGAATGACGTTGTGAAATGTCAGTCAGTCTTTAACTTGTTACATGAAGCTGGTAGTGACATTTTTTACTTCAGGAGTGTGCAATATCCTACATGGACAATTATGCAAAGTTTGAGAAACGATGGGTATATGGGCAATCTGTTTGGTCAGGGATAACCAAAACCGTTTTTCTGGAGTGGGGTGTTATTTAATAATAGAACCTTTAATATAGAAAATGTGGAGACTGTGGTGGACGGAGAGTGTTACTTGTTGATGCGGAAAGATGTGGAGTCAAATTTAGGATTATCAATGTTTACGGATATACTGACAAAAAAGAACGTACTGCACTTTTTCAAACTTTGCAGCCCTTTCTTTGTAGTAGAAGAAATATAGTAATGGGGGGAGATTTTAATTGTACCCTTGGAAAAAGAGTTAGACGGAGTGAGAACCCTGTGGATAGAGGGGATGGGAGCTCCTGTGTGTTAGAAAATTTAATTATTGATGGTAATTTGAATGATGTTTATAAATCACTTAATTTAAATGACCCAGGATATACTTGGTCCAATGGGAAATCCTTTTCCCgaattgatttttttgttcGTATCAAAAGCTCTGAATCCTATTTCTTGTGAGGTGGAGCCAGTGCCTTTTCAGATCATCATAGGTTAAAAGGTACTTTTGAAGTGCAGTCCTTTTTAACCCCTGTTCCGGACCATGgaagttaaatataaatttattaaaaataaaaagtggttGGGAAATATAAAATTAAGTTACAACAATGGTTTTCTCCAACCTTTATATGAGTCTGTGGGTGAGTGGTGGAGAGCATTAAAGCTAGGACACGggcctttttttgtttgcaggGGAAGAATTTGGCAAAAGGGAGGAGGCAAtgggaaagaagaaaacaggctCGTTTGCAAAGATATTATAACCTTCTTGTTTTGGGTTTTGATGTGGGTGAGGAGATCACGAGATTAAAAAAGAGATGATGGTGTGTCTGAATGAGAAAAGCAAAGGGTATTAATAAGGAGTAGAGTAAAGCATtttgaagaaaatgaaaaatgtacaaGGTATTTCTTTAAGAAATTGCATAAATCTAGACCAATTATTGATTGTTTGAGGGATGATGAAGGGAAGGAAGTGGAAAGTACACAAGAAATTCTTGAACTGACTCATTCTTTTACAACAATTTATATAAAGAACAAGGTATTGATGAAGAAATggcaactttctttctttcaaagtTATCACAAACACTAGATTCGGGCTGACAGTATTTTGTTAGAAGAAGATGTAACCATAGAGGAAATTACAAGAGCAATGCTAAGTATGCAAAATAATAAGGCACCGGGACTGGATGGTTTGCCTAAAGAGTATTATTTTACCTTTTGGGAACAGCTTAGCTCCTCTTTGCTTTTAGTTTACAAAGAATCTTGGGACAAAAAGGTATTACCGTTGTCTATGAATAAAGGGATGATTTCACTGTTGTGGAAGAAGGGCTCAAAAAAGATTTAAGAAATTG
It includes:
- the LOC120443074 gene encoding tripartite motif-containing protein 35-like codes for the protein MTEKLAIVENFLSCHVCSETFRDPVSLSCGHSFCSSCLQKFWEQTKNKNCPICKRKSSRDETSINVSLKELADSFAKRQSESSPETEKVKEDEKEEVVCDKHPDVPYWYCEDEDRAVCPVCEFSLHQSHKVVPVEEAVSDLKEQLKSDLKSLQDKRNKYKQVEETYNEVIQHSKKQLLSTERQIRAEFNKLQQFLKEEEESRLAALREEEEQKGRTISREMKMIEEQISSLSDSISAVEEELQKHSVSFLSSYKDTQSRARAQSSVSDPQLVSGALIDVAKHLGNLSFRVWEKLKEKVHFSPVILDPNTANCCLYLSDDLTSVRHGDTKQQLPDNPERNTNYTSVFGSEGFSSGKHSWEVEVGDHPDWIVGLVKESVDRKGECFASPTCGIWCLTHYRGKYTNGDGQTVTVKKSLQRIRVQLDYDRGEVSFYDPDLKICDMTL